Proteins from one Mycobacterium sp. HUMS_12744610 genomic window:
- a CDS encoding histidine phosphatase family protein, giving the protein MPRRFVATIAVLAASVAGCGSARAAGPHLITLTLVRHAQSEGNASGLIDTSVPGPELTPRGWCQATLDAGPLSAHRYDGVYASTMIRTQETATPTAQSLGEPIDVLPGLREIEAGQYEGQPEAGVAQTYLAVPLRWLHGDRSARIPGSIDGNEFNARFGEAVQRIYDSGDVNPVAFSHAAAIMLWVLMNVHNPDRSLLAGNPLPNLGRVVLTGNPSAGWDLTEWDADPPPC; this is encoded by the coding sequence ATACCAAGGCGTTTCGTCGCCACCATCGCGGTGTTGGCGGCGTCGGTGGCGGGCTGCGGGTCCGCACGCGCGGCCGGTCCGCACCTCATCACGCTGACGTTGGTGCGGCACGCCCAGTCGGAGGGCAACGCCTCGGGCCTGATCGACACCTCGGTTCCCGGCCCGGAACTCACGCCGCGGGGCTGGTGCCAGGCGACGCTGGACGCGGGGCCGTTGAGCGCCCACCGCTACGACGGCGTCTACGCCTCCACCATGATCCGCACCCAGGAGACCGCCACACCGACGGCGCAGTCGCTGGGCGAACCGATCGACGTGCTGCCCGGCCTCCGCGAAATCGAGGCCGGTCAGTACGAGGGACAACCCGAGGCCGGCGTGGCGCAGACGTACCTGGCCGTCCCGTTGCGCTGGCTGCACGGTGACCGCAGCGCGCGGATCCCGGGCTCGATCGACGGCAACGAATTCAACGCCCGCTTCGGCGAGGCCGTCCAACGCATCTATGACAGCGGCGATGTGAACCCGGTCGCGTTCTCGCACGCCGCCGCGATCATGCTCTGGGTGCTGATGAACGTGCACAATCCCGACCGCTCGCTGCTGGCCGGCAATCCGCTGCCGAACCTGGGCCGCGTGGTGCTCACCGGAAACCCTTCCGCGGGATGGGATCTGACCGAGTGGGATGCCGATCCGCCACCGTGCTGA
- a CDS encoding ferredoxin, protein MRVRVDPRLCEAHALCVEIVPEVFELGDDIASCEETPDESLWRSVEAAEAACPRQAITVIREEH, encoded by the coding sequence ATGCGCGTCCGGGTGGATCCCCGCCTGTGTGAGGCGCACGCCCTGTGTGTCGAGATTGTCCCAGAGGTCTTCGAGCTTGGCGATGACATCGCGTCGTGCGAGGAGACGCCCGATGAGTCCTTGTGGCGCAGCGTAGAAGCCGCCGAGGCCGCGTGTCCGCGCCAAGCCATCACCGTGATCAGGGAAGAACACTGA
- a CDS encoding CocE/NonD family hydrolase C-terminal non-catalytic domain-containing protein: MTGLTSERSEKLWRSMPVGLARRVLKSSRIHKKFETMNGEAAVTMLRQPLRLPHNPHHWDELWHEAAVRHPARDDWREERNLLPHLKNIDIPAYLGCDWENVPLHLPSTFAAWNALSGNDRGRMGMLGRFGLTWPPGGREFLVLGAGLGRVRASETDPPPILAWDSAPLDADLDVAGDIELLLIASATAIDVACMATLQDAGPDGEVLEVTAGWLRGSMREVDQAASPPGAPVLPCRTPPAIPLGEDVVYRIPLAPRADASSRVTASGWCSPATTRTRQYRRSRTSATPASAPAASTRSGRRRGR, encoded by the coding sequence ATGACGGGCCTGACCTCCGAGCGCAGCGAGAAGCTTTGGCGCAGCATGCCGGTCGGCCTGGCCCGGCGGGTACTGAAAAGCTCACGGATCCACAAGAAATTCGAAACCATGAACGGCGAGGCGGCGGTCACCATGCTGCGCCAACCGCTCAGGCTGCCGCACAATCCCCACCACTGGGACGAGCTGTGGCACGAGGCCGCGGTCCGGCACCCCGCCCGCGACGACTGGCGAGAGGAGCGAAACCTGTTGCCGCACCTGAAGAACATCGATATCCCGGCCTACCTGGGATGCGACTGGGAGAACGTGCCACTGCACCTGCCGTCCACCTTCGCCGCGTGGAACGCGCTGTCGGGCAACGATCGGGGGCGGATGGGAATGCTGGGCAGGTTCGGGCTGACCTGGCCACCGGGCGGGCGCGAATTCCTGGTGCTGGGCGCGGGCCTGGGCCGCGTCAGGGCCAGCGAGACCGACCCGCCGCCGATCCTCGCGTGGGACAGCGCACCGCTGGACGCGGACCTCGACGTGGCCGGCGACATCGAACTGCTCCTCATCGCCTCCGCGACGGCGATCGACGTCGCCTGTATGGCCACCCTGCAGGACGCGGGCCCCGACGGCGAGGTGTTGGAGGTGACCGCGGGCTGGCTGCGCGGCAGCATGCGCGAAGTCGACCAGGCGGCCAGCCCCCCGGGCGCCCCGGTGCTGCCGTGCCGCACCCCACCGGCGATCCCGTTGGGTGAGGACGTCGTCTATCGAATTCCGTTGGCGCCCAGGGCCGACGCTTCAAGTCGGGTCACCGCGTCTGGCTGGTGCTCGCCGGCGACGACCAGGACCCGTCAATACCGACGATCACGAACTTCCGCCACGCCAGCGTCGGCACCAGCAGCCTCAACACGGTCCGGTCGTCGTCGCGGCCGCTGA
- a CDS encoding PDR/VanB family oxidoreductase, translated as MTLGLWHSRPADLYGRRRHDRMYTALWGAGVLFGGFASASRWTPSRVVPAQRTNTAVVTRREQLTSDVVGLTLADTQGGLLPSWTPGAHIDVRLPSGRRRQYSLCGPPGRRTDYRIAVRRIADGGGGSIEMHDAYGVGDTLVFEGPRNAFHLVTDERDVLFVIGGIGVTPILPMIRAAQRRGIDWRAVYAGRSRGHMPLLDEVMAVAPERVTVWADDERTRIPTAADLLAGAGPATAVYVCGPTPLLESVRAARDEHADAPLHYERFSPPPVVDGAPFELELARSGRVLAVPANRSALGVMLDGDPGAAYSCRQGFCGTCKVKVLAGEVDRRGRAAEGDDEMLVCVSRAKGHRVVIDA; from the coding sequence GTGACACTGGGCCTCTGGCACAGCAGGCCGGCGGACCTGTACGGCCGCCGCAGGCACGACCGCATGTACACCGCGCTCTGGGGCGCCGGCGTTCTCTTCGGTGGCTTCGCGTCGGCGTCGCGCTGGACACCGTCGCGTGTCGTGCCGGCGCAGCGGACCAACACCGCCGTGGTCACCCGGCGCGAGCAGCTCACATCCGACGTGGTCGGGTTGACGCTCGCCGACACCCAAGGTGGGTTGCTGCCGTCCTGGACCCCGGGAGCGCACATCGACGTCCGGTTACCGTCGGGCCGCCGGCGCCAGTACTCGTTGTGCGGGCCGCCCGGGCGGCGCACCGACTATCGCATCGCCGTGCGTCGGATCGCCGACGGCGGCGGCGGTTCGATCGAGATGCACGACGCCTACGGCGTCGGCGACACCCTGGTCTTCGAGGGTCCCCGCAACGCGTTCCATCTCGTCACCGACGAGCGTGACGTGCTGTTCGTGATCGGCGGCATCGGCGTGACACCCATCCTGCCCATGATCCGGGCGGCGCAGCGGCGTGGCATCGACTGGCGCGCCGTCTACGCCGGACGCAGCCGCGGCCACATGCCGCTGCTGGACGAGGTGATGGCGGTGGCCCCCGAGCGTGTCACCGTGTGGGCCGACGACGAGCGCACCCGAATCCCCACGGCAGCCGACCTGCTCGCCGGGGCCGGGCCCGCGACAGCGGTCTACGTGTGCGGGCCCACCCCGCTGCTGGAATCGGTGCGCGCCGCGCGCGACGAACACGCCGACGCGCCGCTGCACTACGAACGGTTCAGTCCCCCACCTGTTGTCGACGGCGCCCCGTTCGAGCTCGAGCTCGCGCGCTCAGGTCGGGTGCTGGCCGTGCCGGCGAACCGTTCGGCGCTGGGCGTCATGCTCGACGGTGACCCGGGCGCCGCATACTCCTGTCGGCAGGGGTTCTGCGGGACCTGCAAGGTCAAAGTGCTGGCCGGGGAGGTCGACCGCCGGGGCCGCGCCGCGGAGGGCGATGACGAGATGCTGGTCTGCGTGTCGCGGGCCAAAGGCCATCGCGTGGTGATCGACGCCTGA
- a CDS encoding ISL3 family transposase, whose product MRMSRVLASGLGDQNMVIEDVTIETETTGRKQPKTSEVLVFSVRPKASQAGRCSRCRKRCPGYDAGGRDGNGIRRWRTLDVGTTKAYLQAAAPRVACGEHGVVVAHVPWARPGAKHTWAFEDTCAWLAAHTALSVLTVLLQIAWRTVAAIVTRVVADGRDTNDLLAGLSRIGIDEIAYRKGHRYLTCVVDHTTGRLVWAGEGRNQDTLGRFFDQLGAERAKLLTHVSCDGAEWIHALVRARAPQALICLDGFHVVAWAMKALDKVRVRTMTRAGITDRHAMWATRKNPADLSCEQRTSLAKIADTNRTLYRAYLLKEQLREVFRVKGTHGRQLLAGWLSWASHSRIPEFAALARSIRRYRDLIWNTLDHGLSNARSEATNTHLRALTKRAYGFHSPDALIAMAMLTRGGLCPALPGRK is encoded by the coding sequence TTGCGCATGTCCAGGGTATTGGCGAGCGGTCTGGGTGACCAAAACATGGTGATCGAGGACGTGACGATCGAGACCGAGACCACGGGTCGGAAGCAGCCGAAGACCTCCGAAGTTCTGGTGTTCTCGGTGCGGCCCAAGGCGTCGCAGGCGGGCCGGTGCTCGCGGTGCCGGAAGCGGTGCCCGGGCTATGACGCGGGGGGCCGGGACGGGAACGGGATCAGGCGCTGGCGGACCCTGGATGTGGGGACCACAAAGGCGTATCTGCAGGCCGCGGCCCCGCGGGTGGCATGCGGCGAGCATGGGGTGGTGGTTGCGCATGTGCCGTGGGCGCGGCCGGGCGCCAAACACACCTGGGCGTTCGAGGACACCTGCGCGTGGCTGGCCGCGCACACCGCATTGAGTGTGCTCACGGTGCTGCTGCAGATCGCCTGGCGCACCGTGGCGGCGATCGTGACCAGGGTGGTGGCCGATGGCCGCGACACCAACGACCTGCTCGCCGGACTGTCGCGGATCGGCATCGACGAGATCGCCTACCGCAAGGGACATCGCTACTTGACGTGCGTGGTTGACCACACGACAGGCCGGCTGGTGTGGGCCGGCGAGGGCCGCAACCAGGACACGCTGGGCCGGTTCTTCGATCAGCTCGGCGCCGAGCGGGCCAAGCTGCTCACCCACGTCAGCTGCGACGGGGCGGAATGGATCCACGCCCTGGTGCGTGCCCGCGCGCCGCAGGCGCTGATTTGCCTGGATGGGTTTCATGTCGTGGCCTGGGCCATGAAGGCACTGGACAAGGTGCGGGTACGCACCATGACCCGCGCCGGGATCACCGATCGGCACGCCATGTGGGCGACCCGCAAGAACCCGGCTGACCTGTCCTGCGAGCAGCGCACCAGCCTCGCTAAGATCGCCGACACCAACCGCACCCTCTACCGGGCGTATCTGCTCAAAGAGCAACTCCGCGAGGTGTTTCGGGTCAAGGGCACCCACGGGCGGCAGCTGCTGGCCGGCTGGCTGTCGTGGGCGTCGCACTCACGCATCCCCGAGTTCGCCGCGCTGGCCCGCAGCATCCGCCGCTACCGCGACCTCATCTGGAACACGCTCGATCACGGCCTGTCCAACGCCCGATCCGAAGCCACCAACACCCACCTGCGGGCATTAACCAAACGCGCCTACGGATTCCACAGCCCAGACGCACTCATCGCCATGGCCATGCTCACCCGAGGCGGCCTCTGCCCAGCACTACCCGGACGGAAATGA
- a CDS encoding thioester reductase domain-containing protein — translation METLIDYLAMWEARKPDQTLFRFVDVEGRELEHYTYQGFAERTRELAAYLATEAGLRPGERALLVYPPGLEMVAAFYACARIGVIAVPVSPPLPMAFEAGLAKLGFIARDCRATAVLSTKQFEYDYRMMLGQREGGLPWPDTERLPELPWFATDCTQDFGGAPVPDTPGRVLFLQYTSGSTSDPKGVIVSHANVIANASAFADEELTAVSWLPQHHDMGLISAYLFVMMLGGTTHAMSPIDFLARPSAWLRLMSEVRATHSPAPNFALEYCLREDKLPSSELDGIDLSFLDCVVVGAEPLRAKTFARFRERFAPYGLRPGALTGAFGMAENTLIVSIRGRQTLALNKRALEKNVARVEKALPENNNQAQVVSCGKPTTGNLVRIVDPDTGQALSDGRVGEIWVDGASKGDGYWNRPELTAEAFEARIAGDDPRGYLRTGDLGFLYEGELFVCGRSKDLIIVRGVNCYPSDIEAIVERSAEQIRNGCVAAFSVERDDAEALVVVAEVRDERNLPDGRMLARAIRRHGHIDPHTIVFAPPRSIPKTTSGKIRRAHTRKLWLEDELPTVTSYTHRRTREGLDTGAGPRERFRDLIESYDLTGQEDCSFADLGIDSLALAELRGDLQALLEEHGAGELAREVNTRLLQRLTVAEFFGLVRQFGDASGQPLDALRRALAQIAEEYEAYETGKMRADAQLPLPALPPARPGEVTDILLTGATGFLGPFLLSSLLERGSQTIHALIRATDPEHGLDRIVASLHRARLWSPELEAEARARARVVCGDLSEPHLGIGEAEFRWLAENIHAIVHNGALVNYVRTYDALRPANVSGTWELLRLAMTTHRKAFHLVSSTFIYGWSTLPVVGEWDANEQMSGLDFGYSQTKWVAEQLVLAAQRQGLDVRIYRPSLISPTSAGFGSQEDILVRLTAFMIEHGVAVNALNQISLLPADLIAEHIVELMGLPAEAGTVFNMTADDYYNLMDVTRILSERHGYRFDYHDIPSFVEEIDRRCGQRDPLYPLADFLIRSSGKIAAMRDKRYDNARYRQARDRADFRLREPALAETVDNLVRFLRGEGLIGQDEAEKRRIA, via the coding sequence ATGGAGACGCTTATCGATTACCTGGCGATGTGGGAAGCCAGGAAGCCCGATCAGACACTCTTCCGGTTCGTCGACGTCGAAGGCCGCGAACTCGAGCACTACACCTACCAGGGCTTCGCTGAGCGCACCCGGGAGCTGGCCGCCTATCTGGCGACCGAGGCGGGGCTGCGACCGGGAGAGCGGGCTCTGCTCGTCTATCCGCCGGGTCTGGAGATGGTGGCCGCGTTCTACGCGTGCGCGCGCATCGGGGTCATCGCGGTGCCCGTCAGCCCTCCCCTGCCCATGGCATTCGAGGCCGGGCTGGCCAAGCTCGGCTTCATCGCCCGTGACTGCCGGGCCACGGCGGTGCTGTCGACCAAGCAGTTCGAGTACGACTACCGGATGATGCTCGGCCAGCGGGAGGGCGGCCTGCCCTGGCCGGACACCGAGCGGCTGCCCGAGCTGCCGTGGTTCGCGACGGATTGCACGCAAGACTTCGGCGGCGCGCCCGTTCCGGACACGCCCGGACGGGTGCTCTTCCTGCAGTACACCTCCGGCTCCACCAGTGACCCCAAGGGTGTGATCGTCAGCCACGCCAATGTCATCGCCAACGCCTCGGCCTTCGCCGACGAGGAGTTGACGGCGGTCAGCTGGCTCCCGCAGCACCACGACATGGGGCTGATCTCCGCTTACCTGTTCGTGATGATGCTCGGCGGGACCACGCACGCGATGTCCCCCATCGACTTCCTCGCGCGGCCGTCGGCCTGGTTGCGGCTCATGAGCGAGGTGCGCGCGACCCACTCCCCGGCGCCGAACTTCGCCCTCGAGTACTGCCTGCGCGAGGACAAGCTGCCGTCGTCCGAGCTGGACGGAATCGACCTCAGTTTTCTGGACTGCGTGGTCGTCGGAGCTGAACCGCTGCGCGCCAAGACTTTCGCCCGCTTCCGGGAGCGCTTTGCGCCCTATGGCCTACGGCCCGGGGCGCTGACCGGCGCATTCGGCATGGCCGAAAATACCCTGATCGTGTCCATCCGCGGCCGCCAGACCCTGGCGCTGAACAAACGGGCGCTGGAGAAGAATGTCGCTCGGGTCGAAAAAGCCTTGCCCGAGAACAACAATCAGGCCCAGGTGGTCAGCTGCGGCAAGCCCACCACCGGTAACCTGGTCCGCATCGTGGACCCGGACACCGGGCAGGCGCTGAGCGACGGCCGCGTCGGCGAGATCTGGGTGGACGGTGCGTCCAAGGGCGACGGGTACTGGAATCGCCCCGAGCTGACCGCGGAGGCCTTCGAAGCCCGCATCGCCGGCGACGATCCGCGGGGCTACCTGCGCACCGGTGACCTCGGCTTCCTTTACGAGGGAGAGCTTTTCGTCTGCGGGCGCAGCAAGGACCTGATCATCGTCCGCGGCGTCAACTGTTACCCCTCCGACATCGAGGCGATCGTGGAGCGGTCGGCCGAGCAGATCCGCAACGGTTGCGTCGCCGCCTTCTCCGTCGAGCGGGACGACGCCGAAGCCCTGGTGGTGGTGGCCGAGGTGCGCGACGAGCGCAACCTGCCGGACGGCAGGATGCTGGCACGCGCCATCCGCAGGCACGGCCACATCGATCCGCACACGATCGTGTTCGCACCCCCGCGCAGCATCCCCAAGACCACCTCGGGAAAGATCCGGCGCGCGCACACCCGCAAACTCTGGCTGGAAGACGAGCTGCCCACGGTGACGAGCTACACCCACCGGCGGACCCGCGAGGGCCTGGACACCGGGGCCGGCCCGCGGGAGCGCTTCCGCGATCTGATCGAGAGTTACGACCTCACCGGGCAGGAGGACTGCTCCTTCGCCGACCTCGGCATCGACTCGCTGGCGTTGGCCGAGCTGCGCGGGGACCTGCAGGCCCTGCTCGAAGAGCACGGTGCCGGGGAACTGGCAAGAGAGGTGAACACGCGCCTGCTCCAACGGCTGACGGTGGCCGAATTCTTCGGCCTGGTAAGGCAATTCGGCGACGCATCAGGGCAACCGCTGGATGCCCTGCGGCGGGCGCTGGCGCAGATCGCCGAGGAATACGAGGCCTACGAGACCGGCAAGATGCGCGCCGACGCGCAACTGCCGCTGCCGGCCCTCCCGCCGGCGCGGCCGGGCGAGGTGACCGACATCCTGCTGACCGGCGCCACCGGCTTCCTCGGGCCGTTCCTGTTGTCCAGCTTGCTCGAACGCGGTTCTCAAACCATCCACGCGCTGATCCGCGCGACGGATCCCGAGCACGGCCTGGACCGCATCGTCGCCTCCCTGCACCGCGCCCGGCTGTGGTCTCCGGAACTGGAGGCGGAGGCCAGGGCGAGGGCGCGGGTGGTGTGCGGAGACCTGTCCGAACCGCACCTGGGGATCGGCGAGGCGGAATTCCGTTGGCTCGCGGAGAACATCCACGCCATCGTCCACAACGGCGCCCTGGTCAACTACGTCCGGACCTACGACGCCCTGCGGCCCGCCAACGTCTCCGGGACGTGGGAGTTGTTGCGCCTGGCCATGACCACGCACCGCAAGGCGTTCCACCTCGTGTCGAGCACCTTCATCTACGGCTGGAGCACCCTGCCGGTGGTCGGGGAATGGGACGCCAACGAGCAGATGAGCGGTCTGGACTTCGGCTACTCCCAGACGAAGTGGGTCGCCGAGCAGTTGGTGCTGGCCGCGCAGCGGCAAGGCCTGGATGTCCGCATCTACCGACCCTCCCTCATCTCGCCGACCAGCGCGGGCTTCGGCAGCCAGGAGGACATCCTCGTGCGCCTCACGGCGTTCATGATCGAGCACGGCGTGGCCGTCAACGCCCTCAACCAGATCAGCCTGCTGCCGGCGGATCTGATCGCCGAGCACATCGTGGAACTGATGGGCCTCCCCGCCGAGGCGGGCACCGTGTTCAACATGACCGCGGACGACTACTACAACCTCATGGACGTCACGCGGATCCTGTCCGAACGCCACGGGTATCGCTTCGACTACCACGACATCCCCTCGTTCGTCGAGGAGATCGACCGCCGATGCGGTCAGCGTGACCCGCTGTATCCGCTGGCCGACTTCCTGATCCGCTCGTCCGGCAAGATCGCGGCGATGCGCGACAAGCGCTACGACAACGCCCGCTACCGGCAGGCGCGCGATCGGGCCGACTTCCGCCTGCGCGAACCCGCGCTGGCCGAAACGGTCGACAACCTCGTCCGGTTCCTGCGCGGAGAAGGCCTGATCGGGCAGGACGAGGCCGAGAAGCGACGAATCGCCTGA
- a CDS encoding alpha/beta fold hydrolase encodes MTQLTVTAADGVPLAVHAYTEIDTRRPTILAIHGYPDNHHVWDGVAEHLGLRYNVAAYDVRGSGESGRPAGRPGYALPQLVSDIGAVIDRLGVGEVHLLAHDWGSIQSWAAVTDETVTGKVASFTSISGPHLSYAGKFLRSARTPRAVADVAKQVLASTYIWFFLCPAIPELAIRTRATVKVFEAVERIGRPRTAVGRGARYRSIADYLNGLNLYRANMPGPVLAPPPQLPQTSVPVQVLVARQDYFVSPALQRFAASIPAGSRVVPIEGGHWVVTSHPDVVARLTGEWVDRIAARTNGHTTGIGHSL; translated from the coding sequence ATGACCCAGCTCACCGTGACGGCAGCGGATGGCGTGCCGCTGGCGGTCCACGCCTACACCGAGATCGACACGCGACGCCCGACAATCCTGGCCATCCACGGCTATCCGGACAACCACCACGTGTGGGACGGGGTCGCCGAACACCTCGGTCTGCGTTACAACGTCGCGGCCTACGACGTGCGCGGGTCCGGGGAATCGGGGCGCCCGGCTGGTAGGCCGGGATACGCTCTACCGCAGCTGGTTTCGGATATCGGCGCGGTGATCGACCGTCTCGGCGTCGGCGAGGTGCACCTGCTGGCCCACGACTGGGGCTCCATCCAGAGCTGGGCGGCCGTCACCGACGAGACGGTGACGGGCAAGGTCGCCTCCTTCACGTCGATCTCCGGGCCGCACCTGAGCTACGCGGGCAAGTTTCTGCGGTCGGCACGCACGCCCCGCGCTGTTGCCGACGTCGCCAAACAGGTTCTGGCGTCCACGTACATCTGGTTCTTCCTGTGCCCGGCGATACCAGAGCTGGCGATCCGGACCCGCGCGACCGTGAAGGTCTTCGAGGCCGTCGAACGGATCGGTCGCCCACGCACCGCGGTTGGGCGCGGCGCGCGGTACCGGTCGATCGCCGACTACCTCAACGGGCTCAACCTTTATCGGGCCAACATGCCCGGGCCGGTCCTGGCGCCACCGCCGCAGTTGCCGCAAACGAGCGTCCCCGTGCAGGTGCTGGTGGCGCGTCAGGACTATTTCGTGTCGCCGGCCCTGCAGCGGTTCGCCGCCTCGATCCCGGCCGGGAGCCGCGTCGTTCCGATCGAGGGCGGCCACTGGGTGGTGACCTCGCACCCCGACGTCGTCGCGCGCCTGACCGGCGAGTGGGTCGACCGCATCGCCGCGCGCACCAACGGACATACCACCGGAATAGGACATTCGTTGTGA
- a CDS encoding mycofactocin-coupled SDR family oxidoreductase: MGGRVEGKVAFITGAARGQGRSHAVRLAQEGADIIAIDVCKRISSNREIPAPTPDDLAETADLVKALDRRIVTAEVDVRDYGALKAAVDNGVEQLGRLDIICANAGIGNGGQTLDKTSEDDWEDMIDVNLAGVWKTVKAGVPHLISQGQGGSIILTSSVGGLKAYPHTGHYIAAKHGVVGLMRTFAVELGQHFIRVNSVHPTNVNTPLFMNEGTMKLFRPDLENPGPDDLKVAAEFMHVLPIGWVEPVDISNAVLFLASDESRYVTGLPLTVDAGSMLK; the protein is encoded by the coding sequence ATGGGTGGACGAGTTGAGGGCAAGGTCGCATTCATCACCGGCGCGGCCCGCGGCCAGGGACGCAGCCATGCGGTGCGCCTGGCCCAGGAAGGCGCCGACATAATTGCGATCGACGTCTGCAAACGGATCAGCAGCAACCGCGAAATCCCGGCCCCGACACCAGATGACCTGGCCGAGACGGCAGACCTCGTCAAGGCACTCGACCGCCGGATCGTGACCGCCGAAGTCGACGTGCGTGACTACGGCGCCCTGAAGGCGGCGGTCGACAACGGCGTCGAGCAGCTGGGCCGCTTGGACATCATCTGCGCCAACGCCGGAATCGGCAACGGGGGCCAAACCCTCGACAAGACAAGCGAAGACGACTGGGAAGACATGATCGACGTCAACCTGGCGGGAGTCTGGAAGACCGTCAAGGCCGGTGTTCCCCACCTGATTTCCCAGGGTCAGGGCGGTTCGATCATCCTGACCAGCTCGGTCGGTGGACTCAAGGCCTACCCTCACACCGGTCACTACATCGCGGCCAAGCACGGTGTCGTGGGTCTGATGCGCACCTTCGCCGTCGAACTCGGCCAGCACTTCATCCGGGTCAACTCGGTTCACCCCACCAACGTGAACACACCGCTGTTCATGAACGAGGGAACGATGAAGCTGTTCCGACCCGATCTGGAAAACCCCGGCCCGGACGATTTGAAGGTCGCCGCGGAATTCATGCACGTCCTACCGATCGGCTGGGTCGAGCCGGTGGACATCAGCAACGCGGTGCTGTTCCTGGCTTCCGACGAATCCCGTTACGTCACAGGGCTTCCTCTTACGGTCGACGCGGGGAGTATGCTCAAGTAG
- a CDS encoding TetR/AcrR family transcriptional regulator — protein MIEATARIMREEGYAAATSRRVAAEAGVKQALVYYYFPTMDDLFVEVLRAGAEAALTRMRALLTDDDPLQALWLLNSDSATTALNAEFMALANHRKAIGAELKAYAERVRDIETAAATMVLRANGIDLGEFPPVAISMLIAQTARSLCNESAVGVTQGHDELRAFVQRQVALLKPTPAPTAQRS, from the coding sequence CTGATCGAGGCGACCGCGCGCATCATGCGCGAAGAAGGCTATGCCGCGGCCACGTCCCGCCGCGTCGCCGCGGAGGCCGGCGTCAAACAGGCCCTGGTCTATTACTACTTCCCGACAATGGACGACCTGTTCGTGGAGGTGCTGCGCGCCGGCGCGGAGGCGGCATTGACGCGCATGCGCGCCCTGCTGACGGATGACGATCCGCTGCAGGCGTTGTGGCTACTGAATAGCGATTCGGCGACGACCGCCCTCAATGCCGAGTTCATGGCGCTGGCGAACCATCGCAAGGCGATCGGCGCGGAGCTCAAGGCGTATGCCGAACGCGTACGCGACATCGAGACGGCGGCGGCCACGATGGTGCTGCGCGCCAACGGCATCGATCTTGGGGAGTTTCCCCCGGTGGCGATCTCGATGCTGATCGCCCAGACCGCGCGCAGCCTGTGCAACGAGAGCGCCGTCGGCGTCACGCAGGGGCACGACGAATTGCGCGCCTTCGTCCAACGGCAGGTGGCGCTACTCAAGCCAACTCCGGCCCCTACGGCACAACGCAGCTAG
- a CDS encoding metal-dependent hydrolase: MFTVDDRATGPRDASPDHERLVLQARDVEFDWATLPFYYVPGEPFATHFCNVLHLLLPAGEEFIVGAFKDALPLIRDDQLRHDVQGFISQEAMHSQAHSGVIEHFAAKGVDVEPFTNQMAWLFQKLVGDRPGWSPRRRQSWLVERVSMIAALEHYTAILGEWVLDTPQHDALGTDPVMLDLLRWHGAEEVEHKAVAFDTMKHLRAGYWRQVRTQLLVTPTLLWLFIRGVRFMYSVDPHLPPGTRPRWRDYFGASRRALVPGPFQFLRVILAYYKPSFHPSQLGGVGRAVDYLARSPAARAAH; encoded by the coding sequence ATGTTCACTGTCGATGACCGGGCGACGGGTCCACGCGACGCGTCGCCCGATCACGAGCGGCTGGTCCTGCAAGCGCGCGACGTCGAATTCGACTGGGCGACATTGCCGTTCTACTACGTGCCCGGCGAGCCCTTCGCGACCCACTTCTGCAACGTCCTACACCTCCTGCTGCCGGCCGGCGAGGAGTTCATCGTCGGGGCGTTCAAAGACGCGTTACCGTTGATCCGAGACGACCAACTGCGCCACGACGTACAGGGATTCATCAGCCAGGAGGCGATGCATTCCCAGGCGCATTCGGGGGTGATCGAGCACTTCGCCGCCAAAGGCGTTGATGTGGAGCCATTCACAAACCAGATGGCATGGCTGTTCCAGAAGCTGGTCGGCGACCGGCCGGGGTGGAGCCCGCGGCGCCGGCAGAGCTGGCTGGTCGAGCGGGTGTCGATGATCGCGGCCCTCGAGCACTACACCGCAATCCTGGGCGAATGGGTCCTCGACACCCCCCAACACGACGCCCTCGGCACCGACCCGGTGATGCTGGACCTGCTGCGCTGGCACGGCGCGGAAGAAGTCGAACACAAGGCGGTCGCCTTCGACACCATGAAGCATCTGCGCGCCGGATATTGGCGACAGGTGCGCACCCAGCTGCTGGTGACGCCGACGCTGCTGTGGTTGTTCATCCGCGGCGTGCGGTTCATGTACTCGGTCGACCCGCACCTGCCGCCGGGGACCAGGCCGCGCTGGCGCGATTACTTCGGCGCCTCGCGCCGTGCGCTGGTGCCCGGGCCCTTCCAATTCCTGCGGGTCATCCTCGCCTACTACAAGCCCAGCTTCCATCCGTCGCAGCTGGGCGGCGTCGGCCGCGCGGTCGACTACCTGGCCAGATCGCCCGCGGCCCGCGCGGCGCACTGA